The following proteins come from a genomic window of Leptospira andrefontaineae:
- a CDS encoding RsmE family RNA methyltransferase — translation MNYLLLDPSQKSGTGEFKISSKDRIVHILKVLQKKEGDKIKAGLLDTSLGIFKILKISSEEILGSYTRIIKPKRRSPSIHLIVSVQRPPTVEKILELAGVWGVKSLEFRLATLSRTEYLTSPVWKEENIKEKLILGMEQGGNVFLPRFELGFIPPGKKTSFEKKESISEIVSSSSRKFFYLDKKGKSIQEFLPLDEKEYSILVGPEPGWTKAELEIFRKSNIPGIHLSSSVLRSEQAVSFFLSQWENSVPTNY, via the coding sequence ATGAACTATCTTCTATTGGATCCCTCTCAGAAGTCTGGGACCGGAGAATTTAAGATCTCTAGTAAGGATCGGATCGTTCATATCCTAAAAGTTTTACAAAAGAAAGAAGGTGATAAGATCAAGGCCGGTCTATTGGATACTAGTTTAGGGATTTTTAAAATTCTTAAGATAAGCTCCGAGGAAATTTTAGGATCTTATACCCGCATTATAAAACCGAAAAGAAGAAGTCCCAGTATCCATCTGATCGTCTCCGTACAAAGACCTCCCACCGTAGAAAAGATCTTGGAACTTGCAGGTGTTTGGGGAGTAAAATCTCTTGAATTCAGACTTGCTACACTTTCTAGAACGGAATATCTCACCTCCCCTGTTTGGAAGGAAGAGAATATAAAAGAAAAACTGATCCTAGGAATGGAACAAGGTGGTAATGTGTTCCTTCCTAGGTTCGAACTTGGATTTATTCCACCGGGAAAAAAGACTAGTTTTGAAAAGAAAGAGTCCATTTCCGAAATAGTGAGTTCTTCTTCCCGTAAGTTTTTTTATTTAGATAAAAAAGGAAAATCTATCCAAGAGTTTCTTCCCTTGGATGAAAAAGAATATTCTATTTTGGTAGGACCGGAACCCGGCTGGACGAAAGCAGAACTCGAAATATTCAGAAAATCAAATATCCCAGGGATACATCTTTCTTCTTCCGTTTTAAGATCGGAACAGGCTGTATCCTTCTTCCTTTCCCAATGGGAAAACTCTGTTCCTACTAATTATTAG